One Candidatus Binatia bacterium genomic window carries:
- the secA gene encoding preprotein translocase subunit SecA encodes MAFLKTLIDGNERDVARLRRTAKAVNELEPQISALTDDELKAKTAEFRQRLEEGESLDTMLPEVFAVVREAGKRTVGMRHFDVQIMGGQVLYEGRIAEMKTGEGKTLVATLPVYARALEGRGVHVVTVNDYLARRDAEWMGPIYEFLGLKIGVIQHGLDSAQRREAYNCDITYVTNNEVGFDYLRDNMAWQVEDLVQRELYFALVDEVDSILIDEARTPLIISGPSQESGELYEKFAQIIPRMQKGEDYTVDEKAHAVPITEAGVAKVEKMLGIQNLYEQRNIELTHQLNAALKAWNLFHKDQQYIVKDGEVIIVDEFTGRLMYGRRYSDGIHQAIEAKEGIKVRGEDQTLATITFQNLFRLYDHLAGMTGTAKTEEREFRDIYGLDVVVVPTNMPMVRKDHSDIVYKSEKAKFDAVVDEIIEEHKKGRPVLVGTRSIEKSELLATMLRRKGVECNVLNAKYHEQEAEIIKDAGQEGQVTIATNMAGRGTDIKLGDGVARNGGLHIIGTERHESRRIDNQLRGRSGRQGDPGSSRFYVSLEDEVMRLFGGERMTSIMERVGFTDEQPIESGLVTKSIQRAQGKVENHNYEIRKHVLEYDDVMNKQRSVIYSDRRSTLEGTFDSRAFMTQTLEAKVDEAVEENAPENVHPSEWDLEEMLNALEQIFPVKRSVKLEDLAGKDREEIRRTLRETALAAYEAKEKEVTPEILRVVEQRYLLLPIIDRQWVDHLYVMDHLKTGIGLRGYGQKDPRVEYEKEAFEIFESLKNNIADEAVKGVFRVVIEHGPPQAQTAAPGSPQFEQIPSGELVPQPVAAGNALPPQQVEQMLGPMPGTGRRVQQFHTNKDDDSPAKPLQRDQPKVGRNELCPCGSGKKYKRCHGTAA; translated from the coding sequence GTGGCGTTCCTCAAGACTCTCATCGACGGCAACGAGCGCGACGTCGCGCGGCTGCGCCGCACCGCGAAGGCCGTCAACGAACTCGAACCGCAGATCTCGGCGCTCACCGACGACGAGCTGAAAGCGAAGACCGCCGAGTTTAGGCAGCGACTCGAAGAAGGCGAATCGCTCGACACGATGCTGCCCGAGGTCTTCGCCGTCGTGCGCGAAGCCGGGAAGCGGACCGTCGGGATGCGTCACTTCGACGTGCAGATCATGGGCGGTCAGGTGCTTTATGAAGGCCGGATCGCCGAGATGAAGACCGGCGAAGGCAAGACGCTCGTCGCGACGCTGCCGGTCTACGCGCGCGCGCTCGAAGGGCGCGGCGTTCACGTCGTCACCGTCAACGACTATCTCGCCCGGCGCGACGCCGAGTGGATGGGCCCGATCTACGAGTTCTTGGGTCTGAAGATCGGCGTGATCCAGCACGGCCTCGACTCGGCACAGCGGCGCGAAGCGTATAACTGCGACATCACCTACGTGACGAACAATGAGGTCGGCTTCGATTACTTGCGCGACAACATGGCCTGGCAGGTGGAAGACCTCGTGCAGCGCGAGCTCTACTTCGCGCTCGTGGACGAAGTGGACTCGATCCTGATCGACGAGGCGCGCACGCCGCTCATCATCAGCGGACCCTCGCAAGAGTCGGGCGAGCTCTACGAAAAGTTCGCGCAGATCATCCCGCGGATGCAAAAGGGCGAGGATTACACCGTTGACGAGAAGGCGCACGCCGTTCCGATCACGGAAGCCGGCGTTGCAAAGGTCGAGAAGATGCTCGGCATCCAGAACCTCTACGAGCAGCGCAACATCGAGTTGACGCACCAGCTGAACGCGGCGCTCAAGGCGTGGAACCTCTTCCATAAGGACCAGCAGTACATCGTGAAGGACGGCGAGGTGATCATCGTCGACGAGTTCACCGGCCGATTGATGTATGGGCGGCGCTACTCCGACGGCATCCACCAGGCGATCGAGGCGAAGGAAGGGATCAAAGTGCGTGGCGAGGACCAAACGCTCGCCACGATCACGTTCCAGAACCTCTTCCGGCTTTACGACCATCTTGCCGGCATGACCGGCACGGCGAAGACCGAGGAACGCGAATTCCGCGACATCTACGGCCTGGACGTCGTCGTGGTGCCGACGAATATGCCGATGGTCCGCAAAGATCACTCCGACATCGTCTACAAGTCGGAGAAGGCAAAGTTCGATGCGGTGGTCGACGAGATCATCGAAGAGCATAAGAAGGGGCGGCCCGTTCTCGTCGGCACGCGCTCGATCGAGAAGAGCGAACTGTTGGCGACGATGCTGCGGCGCAAGGGCGTTGAGTGCAACGTGCTCAACGCGAAGTATCACGAACAAGAGGCGGAGATTATCAAGGACGCCGGCCAGGAAGGCCAGGTGACCATCGCCACCAACATGGCTGGCCGCGGCACCGACATCAAGCTCGGCGACGGCGTCGCGCGGAACGGCGGGCTGCACATCATCGGCACCGAGCGGCACGAGTCGCGGCGGATCGACAACCAGCTGCGCGGACGGTCGGGGCGCCAGGGCGACCCGGGCTCGTCGCGTTTCTACGTCTCGCTCGAGGACGAGGTGATGCGCCTCTTCGGGGGCGAGCGCATGACGTCGATCATGGAGCGCGTCGGGTTTACCGACGAACAGCCGATCGAGTCGGGGCTAGTGACGAAGTCGATTCAACGCGCGCAGGGCAAGGTCGAGAACCATAATTACGAGATTCGCAAGCACGTGCTCGAATACGACGACGTGATGAACAAGCAGCGGTCGGTGATCTACTCCGACCGGCGCTCGACCTTAGAAGGGACGTTCGACTCCCGGGCCTTCATGACGCAGACGCTCGAGGCGAAAGTCGACGAAGCCGTCGAGGAGAACGCGCCCGAAAACGTTCATCCGAGCGAATGGGACCTCGAGGAGATGCTCAACGCCCTCGAGCAGATCTTCCCAGTCAAACGCTCCGTGAAGCTCGAAGATCTTGCCGGCAAAGACCGAGAGGAGATCCGCCGGACGCTGCGCGAGACCGCGCTGGCGGCGTACGAGGCGAAAGAGAAGGAAGTGACGCCGGAGATTCTGCGCGTCGTCGAGCAGCGGTATCTCCTATTGCCGATCATAGACCGTCAGTGGGTGGATCATCTCTACGTGATGGATCACCTGAAGACCGGCATCGGCCTGCGCGGCTACGGCCAAAAAGACCCGCGCGTCGAGTACGAAAAGGAAGCGTTTGAGATCTTCGAATCGCTGAAGAACAACATCGCCGACGAAGCGGTCAAAGGCGTGTTCCGCGTCGTGATCGAGCACGGCCCGCCACAGGCGCAGACGGCGGCGCCGGGGTCGCCGCAGTTCGAACAGATCCCATCGGGCGAGCTGGTGCCGCAGCCCGTCGCAGCCGGCAACGCGCTGCCGCCACAGCAAGTGGAGCAGATGCTCGGCCCGATGCCCGGCACCGGCCGCCGCGTACAGCAGTTCCACACGAACAAAGACGACGACTCTCCAGCCAAACCGCTACAACGCGACCAGCCGAAAGTCGGCCGCAACGAACTCTGCCCCTGCGGCAGCGGAAAGAAATATAAGCGCTGCCACGGCACCGCCGCTTAG